The Desulfonatronovibrio magnus region AGCTGCAGTGATCTGGATCGCCGTACTGGCGGTGTCTCTGGCCTGGAACTGGCATCAGGTGGAAAATACAACCAGGACTCTGGCTGAAAACGAAGCCAGGGCCTACTTTGAAAAAGATATTGCCTACCGGCACTGGGCTGCCATGCATGGCGGTGTCTATGTCCAGCCCACCGAGACCACCCCACCCAACCCTTATCTTGATCATGTCCCTGACAGAGACGTAACCACCACTGGCGGCAAGGATCTGACCCTGCTCAACCCATCGTACATGACCCGTCAGGTGCACGCACTGGGCTTACAACACTACGATATGCTGGGGCACATCACCAGCCTCAATCCCCTGCGTCCTGAAAACGCCCCGGATGAATGGGAGGCTCAGGCCTTGCTGTCTTTTGAACAGGGCGCAGATCGGACGTCTTCTGTGGAAACCATGGATGGCCGCCAATATTTGCGGTTTATGAAGCCGCTTGTAACGCAGGAAAACTGTCTTGGCTGTCATGGGCATCAGGGTTATGCAGTAGGTGATATTCATGGCGGAATAAGTGTTTCCGTACCCTGGGAGCCATATATGGCCCAGGGCGCAAAGCAGAAAACAGATCTGGGGATTGCCCATGCACTCATCGGTGTTCTGGGGTTGCTGGGGCTGGGCATGGGATACCGTCTTGTGCGACATTCGGAAATGCAGCTGCTGGAAAGCAGGGATCATACAGCAGCTACCCTGCATGCCATAAGCGATGGAGTCTTTTCCTGCGATAAACTTGGACGGATACAGGAAATGAACCCGGCTGCAGAGAACCTGACCGGCTGGACCATTGATGAATGCATGGGTCGCCCCCTGAAAGAAGTCTTCAACATTGTCACATTAGATGACCACAGCCAGGAGGAAAATCCTGTATCTAAGGCGTTGCAGCAGGGCCGTGTCGTTGGCCAGGAGACCTATTCAGTGCTCATAGTTAGAAACGGCAGCAAAATAACCATCAAAAAGAGCTGCTCCCCCATCAAAGACAACATGGGCAACATTATTGGAGCTGTACTTGTTTTTCGCGACATCACCGGTGAACATACAGCTAACCTGCTGACCATGAAGAGGCTGGAGCTTTATGAGTATGCAGAAGCTCATTCCTTAGATGAGCTTATGACCAAGGTTCTGGATGACGCTGAAGAATTTGTGGACAGTTCCATTGGCTTTTTTCATTTCGTGGAAAAAGATCAGAAGACCCTTTCCCTGCAGAGATGGTCAACCAGGTCATTAAAGGAACTGTGTCACATGCCCGGCAACAAAATGCATTATCCCATTGACCAGGCAGGGGTCTGGGTGCAGGCTGCCCGTGAGAAAAGGCCGGTTATCCACAATGATTATGAGTCCATGCCGGACAAAAAAGGCCTGCCAGAGGGACATGCCAGGGTAATTCGCGAAGTCGTGGTTCCGGTTATTCGGGATAACAGGGTCGTTGCAATCATGGGCCTGGGCAATAAACCTGCAGCCTATGATAAAAAGGATGTCGAAGTAATCTCCTTTTTTGCAGATGTAACCTGGGACCTGGTGCAACAGAAGCGCACCCAGGAAGCCCTGCAGAACAGTCAGGCCCGCCTGAAAACAATAACCGATGCTGCCCAGACCGCCATAATCATGATGGATGCCCAAGGATATGTATCTTACTGGAATCCGGCCGCAGAAACCATTCTGGGCTATGCCCGGGATGAAGCCATAGGCCGGGATCTGCATGAACTGATCATGCCTTCCCGGTACACCGAGGATTTCCATGCTTCATTCCCAGAATTTCAAAGCACTGGCCAGGGCAATGCCGTAGGCAGAACTACGGAACTTTACGCCCTGACAAAGAATGGCCGCGAAATACCAGTGGAACTGGCTCTTTCATCTGTGCTTATCCAAGGGCAGTGGCATGCCATAGGCATTGTCCGTGACATTACACAGAAGAAACAGGCCCAGGAAGAATTGCAGCGCAATGCCAGAAATCTTGAGCTGAAAAATGCAGAACTGGATGCAGCCCGCATAAAGGCCGAGGAAGCCACCAAAGCCAAGAGCGAATTTCTGGCCAACATGAGCCATGAAATCCGCACCCCCATGAACGGGGTCATTGGCATGACCGGCCTGCTCATGGACACGAACCTGGACAGGGAGCAGCAGCATTATGCCCGCACAGTGCGCTCCAGTGCCGAGTCCCTTTTGACCGTGATCAACGACATCCTGGATTTTTCCAAGATAGAGGCCGGACGCTTAGACATTGAAACCGTTGATTTCGACCTGGAGGCCATGCTCAGGGATTTTTCGGGCATGATGGCTGTCAAGGCGGAAGAGAAAGGTCTGGAACTTATCTGTTCCATGGACCCGAACGTACCCTCCATGGTCCGGGGAGATTCGGGCCGGTTGCGTCAGATTCTCATGAACCTGGTGGGCAATGCGGTCAAGTTTACCGAACATGGAGAGGTGGAGATCAGGGTGTCGAAATCAGAGGTCGTAGATCAGAGGTCAGAGGTCAGTGATCAACCGGCGAACCGCCTGTCCCATGAACAGACAGGTATTAAAGATCAATATGGTGACTCCAGGATTGTGGAACTTTGTTTCCAGATCCGGGACACCGGCATAGGCATTCCTCAAGACAAGCAAGACAGTCTTTTCGAAAGCTTTTCCCAGGTTGATGCCTCCACTACCCGCAAATTCGGCGGTACCGGACTGGGACTGGCCATTTCCAGGCAACTGGCCGAGATGATGGGCGGTACAGCAGGCCTGGAAAGTGTAGAGGACCAGGGAAGCACATTCTGGTTTACAGTGCGCCTGGGCGTTCAGGATGAACAGCAGCAGGAAAGGCCAGTTCCGGCCTGCCTGCAGGGGGTTCGCACTCTTATCGTGGACGACAATTCCACCAACCGGGAGATACTCAGGGTTCGCTTCGGCTCCTGGGGTATGCGGCCCGGGGAAGCTGCCAATGGTTCTGCAGCTCTGAGCATGCTGCATCAGGCCAAGGCAGAGAATGACCCCTTTGTGTTGGCTGTCTTAGACATGCAGATGCCGGACATGGACGGAGAAACCCTGGGACGAAATATCAAGGAAGACGGGCAATTAAAGGACACCAGGCTGATCATGATGTCATCGGCAACCGGGCAGACAGGTGATTCCAGGCGTCTGCATGAAACAGGATTCGACAGCATCCTGAATAAACCTGTCCTGCCAAGTGAACTTTATGCCAGCCTGGAAAAGATCCTGGCAAGAACAGGCGCTGCGGACCTGCCTGCAGGGCATACGGAACCAGAGAAAATCCGGCAGGGATATCCGGACTTTTCCGGCACAAAAGCCCGTATCCTGGTAGCCGAAGACAACATGGTCAACCAGCAGGTAGCCCTGGGCATTCTCAAAAAAATGGGCCTGCGTGCCGATGCCGTGGCCAACGGCCAGGAAGCCCTCCACGCACTGGAAAACATTCCCTACGACCTGGTGCTTATGGATGTGCAGATGCCGGAGATGGACGGACTGAAAGCTACCCGGCGCATCCGCGCCTCAGAAGTCAGAGGTCAGAAATCAGAGATCAGAAGTCAGAAGTCAGAGGTCAGTGATCAGAGGCTGGAGAGCGAATCCCAAAATTCCTCAATTCCTGAATCCCCCAATTCCTCAACCCCTAAATCCCCCAATTCCTCAATCCCTGAATCCCAGAATCCCAGAATCCCCATAATCGCCATGACCGCCGGAGCCATGCAGGAGGACCGGGAACGGTGCATTGAGGCCGGGATGGATGATTATACAGCCAAGCCGGTCAATCCGGATGAACTGGCCCGGGTGCTGGAGAAGTGGTTGTTGGAAAACAGAGGACAGAGGGCAGAGGACAGAAGTCAGGGGGGAAAAGAGGAAGTTCTCAGGACCGGAGAGGCTGCGGAAACGAAACAGGAACCCCGGTACGCTTTTACTTGTAAAATGCCAGTCTTCGACCAGGAGGATTTCATTACAAGAATTGGGCATGACAGTGAGATGGCCAGTGAGATCATGAGCATTTACCTGGAATCCATACCCAAAAACATAGAAGCGCTCAAAAAATTTATTGAACAGGGTCAAAAAGAAGGAGCAACCCGGGAGGCTCATTCCATCAAGGGCAATTCAGGCAATGTCAGCTGTCTGGCCATGGCTGAGATTGCCGGAATGATTGAAGAAGCCGGTCATGCCGCAAACCTTGAGCAAATGGGCAACCTTTTGCCCGAACTGGAAAGGCAGTTTGAAATATGCATGGCGGAAATAAGAAAAGTAATGGAAGAGGAACATTAAAAGCTGATTTTGAGAATCTTTATCTGATTTCAACGACAACAACCGCTTTCCAGCTTATTATTTACACTACAGCGAAACTTATTTATTGACCTCCGAAGACAGGGCCATGGATGGTGATCGGGAGAAGTTCCTGGAGGCCGGTATGGATGACTATTTGGCCAAGCCGGTTCAGAAAGAAGACTTGATCAAAGTACTTAAAAAAACATTGTGGCTGATGAACGACTGAGTGAACATAACGGCTATTCTTGGAGCAGTAGTCAGAAAATGAACTTGAATGGAATACCATTCGCATGGATCATTTGACGGGAAGCTGGGACTGCCTATGGCCTGGCACGTAGTCTAGCGTAAAATTTCAGTTATTTTTATTGTCTTACCCAAACCTGCTTGGAGCAACAATGCCACAAAAACCCGCATCCCAAGACTTTTCCGCCCCCTCCCCGGAACAGTGTCAGAAGTTGTTCATAAAGCGAGCTGAAAAACAGATGTCATCACCTGGCAACCAATAAATCAAAAAACATGCCCATTATGAATAATAACCAGCAGACATCCCCAAAACCCGTCGTCCTCATTGTGGACGACCACCCGGCCAGCATTGAGGTTCTGGGCAGTCTGCTCCGGGAGGACTATCACGTGCTGGTGGCAGCGGGTGGCGTCATGGCCCTGGAAATGGTCTTTGGCAATACCAGCCCGGACCTGATCCTGCTGGACATTATGATGCCGGACATGGACGGCTACGAGGTCTGCCGACGGCTCAAGGCGGATGAGCGCACCCGTGGCACCCCGGTGATCTTCGTGACCGCCATGGACCAGGATGAGGACGAAGAACTGGGTTTCAGTCTCGGTGCTGCTGATTACATTACCAAACCTTTTAAACCCTCCATAGTCCGGGCCAGAGTTCGCACCCAGATCAATCTCAAGCTCCATGCCGATCTTCTTGAACAGGCTGCTGTTGAGCGACGCGAACTTTTGATAGAATATGATACCATCTTCAATAATGTGCAAAGTGCATTCTTTTTGATTGATATCGACCCCCAGGGCCGTTTTATTATTGAGAATCTGAACGCTTACCATCAGGAAAAAACCGGGCTGGACCTTTGGAACATCAGAGGTAAAACACCAGTGCAGGCCTTTGGTCCGGAACTCGGTGCCCGGATAGAGGATAATTATCGCAAGTGTTTTGAACTGCAGCAGAACATCAGCTACGAAGAATCCCTGCTTCTTCCGGCAGGTGAAAGGACCTGGCTGAGCAGGCTTACTCCGGTTGTAATCAACGGCCGCACTGTTAAACTCGTTGGCAGCGCTCTGGATATTACGGATTTGAAAAATGCGCAGACAGAACTGCTGACCAGTCAGTCCAGGCTGTCCTGGGCCCAGACTTTGACCCAGTCCGGAGTCTGGGAACACGACATGGACCAGGGCACCGTGTTCTGGTCAAAGGAGTGTGAGGCCCTGTTCGGCTTGCAGGAAGGCGAGTTTGAGGGGACTTATCAGGCGTTTCTGGACCGGGTGCACCCTGACGACAGGGAGTACGTGATCAGCACAGGCCGGCCCATTATTGAAATGAAGGAAGGCACTACTCTGGAATACGACCATCGCATAGTCAAAAAGGATGGTCAGATCTGCTGGGTCAGCGAATCAGCCGGGGTTGTACATGATGAGGCGGGCGATCCATTGCGGGTGGTCGGGTTTGTGCAGGACATCACCCAGCGTAAAGAAGCCGAGCGGGCCATAAACAAGCAGAAGGCCCTGGAAGGCCTGCTTATGGAGCTGGCTGCCGACTCCATCAATGCTCCCCTGGATGATTTCGAGCACACAATAAGCCGGCTTCTGGAAGCTGTAGGCAGGTCTGTGGAAGTAGACCGGGTTTACCTCTTCAATTATGACTATGTCCGTAAAATTGCAGTGAACACGCACGAATGGTGCGCTGAAGATATAAACCCGGAAATCGGCAACCTCCAGGCTGTGCCCTTTGATCTTATTTCTGAATTCATCCCGGCCCATGAACGGGGCGAGAGTGTTCATATCCCTGATGTGGACGAGTTGATTGAAAATCCTGGCATGCGCTCACACCTTGAGGATCAGGGCATCAAGTCCATAGTTTCCATCCCTTTGATGGACAACCGGGATTGTCTGGGTTTTGTCGGCTTTGACGCAGTCAGGAAGAAAAAAATTTTTTCAGACACTGAAATGTATCTGCTGAGCTTTATGGCCCAGGTCATAGTCAACCTCATGTCAAGACTGCAGGCCAGCAAGGAGCATCAGGAAAGCGAGGCCCGCTGCCGGGTCATTGCTGAGAATATTGCCATGGGAGTGGCTGTTATTGATGAAAACATGCGCATCACCAGCGCCAATCCCAGGCTCAGGCAGTGGTTCCCCGGGCTTCGCCCCGAGAACACCCCTCTTTGCTATGACGTCTTTTGCCATACAGCCCGCAAAAAGGTCTGCAAAGACTGTCCATGTATTGTTTCCTTTGAAAACCACCGTGTGCATCAGGGGATAAAACGCAGAAATCACAAGGGTGATGAGCAGATATTTCGCCTGACATCCTCACCGGTACCCGGTCCGGAAGGTCGCGTCAGTCAGGTGGTCCTGATGTTCCAGGAGATCACGGATGAGGTCCTGCGTGAAGAAGAATTGCGCAACAGGCTCAATGAAGCGGAGAACCGCCTGGCCGGGGGCGGCCCGGGCGGGTTGTGCGGACTGCGCGGGGCAAGCCGGGCCATGGGTGAGGTCTACACCCGGATCAGGACAACGGCTGGTACGGAAAAAGTGGTGCTGCTCATGGGAGAGACCGGTACAGGCAAGGAGCTGGCAGCCAGAGCCATACATGAATTAAGAGGCCGGGGCGAATTCATGGCTGTCAACTGCGCCAATCTCTCCCCTTCCCTGCTGGAAAGTGAACTTTTCGGACACTGCCGGGGTGCCTTTACAGGGGCATCAAGCGACAAGAAAGGCCTTTTTGAAGCTGCTGGCAACGGCATAATCCTGCTGGATGAAATCGAGGCAGCTCCTTCCCGGATGCAGACTGCTCTGCTCAGGGTGCTGGAATCCCGCGAAGTCACCAGGGTGGGCGATTCCCGGCCCCGGTCCATTGGGGCCAAGGTCCTGGCAGCGGCCAACCAGGACCTGGAAGCCATGGTGGAAAAAGGCCGGTTCAGGGACGACCTTTTCTATCGACTCTGCGAAACAGTAATCCACCTCCCACCACTGAGGGTGCGTGCCGAGGATATATCTACTCTGGCCCATCATTTCCTGGATGAATACAACAGGCTTTCCAGGAGGCGGCCCCGTCAGCTGTCTCCAAGGAGCATGGAACTGCTGTGCGGATATAACTGGCCGGGCAATGTGCGTGAACTGCGTAACCTGGTGCATACATTGGCTGAAACATCCCCGGCACCAATGATACGCCCGGCAGATCTGCCAGGGTGGCTGGCCAGCGGCACAGGAGGGTTCCCCACCCTGGGAGAGCGGGAAAGAAAGGCTCTGCAGGATGCCATGGACCGGGCTTCAGGCAATAAAACAGAGGCTGCCCGGCTCCTGGGGGTCTCCCGCAAGACTGTCTACTCCCTGATGAACAAATACGGCTTGGACCAGGGCTTATGGGGTCGGACCTAATCAAGTTATTGAACTAATTGATTAAAAGCTCCTCCCCCGGGCGGCCCGGGACCAAACCTGCGAGTAACTTTAGGATACTGTCACTTTTCTGGAAATTGGGACAGTCCCCGCGAGGTACTATAAAAAAGATTGATGCTGCATTGGTTCCTGGAANNNNNNNNNNNNNNNNNNNNNNNNNNNNNNNNNNNNNNNNNNNNNNNNNNNNNNNNNNNNNNNNNNNNNNNNNNNNNNNNNNNNNNNNNNGCAAAGTTCCCATCTTTGACGGAATTTTTCAGGCAAATGTGCATCAATCATAAGCAAAAATCGTAAAAATATGAGAATTGTAACCGTCTGATTTTATTGGCAATACGATTCCAGTTACTTAGAAGACCTCTACAGGGCCAGAATATTGCCTTAGTTGCTGATTGAGTATTCTTTGCTTTTGATTGGGTTGCGGCCAGCTGCCAAGCCAGCCGGTCCGCCACAGCCGTCTCGTCAGTCGCTCATCAATCATTACTTCGAGATTCAAACGGTTTGACGGAAATTCAGATAGATGCATTTTGGGTGTCCGACAATCTGAGTACCTGGTTGCACTGCTCGCTTTCCATAAACTAATCGTTGGAGTCTAAACCGGTACACTTACAGGCTGGTCCTTTCCACCGCGGGTGGCGCTTTTTTATATATCCTGGCCATGGCGTTCACTTCCGTGAACAGACTGTCCGCCGCGGAAAAGCCCAGGCTTTCCTTGTCGCCCAGGCAGAGGAAGCCCCCCCGGTCCAGGCTCTCCCAGAACAGTTCCAGGGTGCGTTGATGGAGTTCCTGGTTGAAGTAGATCAACACGTTGCGGCACAGTATGAGCTGCATTTCCCCGAAGGAACTGTCCATGGCCAGATTATGGCGGGCAAAGGTGATCTTCCTGCGTAGCGCGGGGGCCATCACGGCCGCGTTGTACCTGGCATGGTAGTGTTCCGACAGGGAGCCTTGTCCCCCGGCCTCCTGGTACGCGGCGCCGCCCCGGCGGATCGCTTCTAAGGAATAGACGCCCTCCCGGGCCGTATCCAAGGCTGGTCGGCTGATGTCCGTGGCAAAGATGGTGGCCCGTTCCAGCAGGCCGGCCTCTCTGAGCAGGATGGCCAGGGAATAAACTTCTTCTCCTGTAGCGCACCCGGCGTGCCATATTTTGAAATACGGCCAGGTACGTAGAACCGGCAGAATCTCGTCCCGCAGGGCTCGGAACACGGAAGGTTCGCGGAACAGCGAGGTGAACGAGACCGAAAAGTACGGCAGCAGGCCGTGGAAAAAGGCCACGTCGCGCAAGACCCTGGAAGTGACCTCGGAAAAGGTGGAACAGCTGCTTTGCTCCAGGAACTGCTCAAGTCTCCGCTGAATGCTGCATCGCGCATAGTCCCGGAAATCGTACCCATAGCGACGGTAAATGCCCTCCAGGAGCAGGGCGATCTCAATGCCGCGCACTTCGTTCGTTGTTTCGGACATGATGTCCTCTCCTTGATCGTTTACCGGCTCAGCCAGACGCGCATCAGGGAAGCCAGGCGCTCCGGGTCCACGGGCTTGGCCAGGTAGTCGTTGGCGCCAGCGGCGATGCACGCAGCGCGGTCCTCTTTCATGGCCTTGGCCGTGAGGGCGATCACCGGCAGTCCGGCGAACCGCTCCTGGGCCCGGATGCGACGCATGGCCTCATAGCCGTCCATGACCGGCATCATCATGTCCATGAGCACGATATCCACATCCGGTTGCTCATCCAGAACGGCCAGGGCCTTGACCCCGTTGTCCGCCTTGACTGGCTCCATCCCGTGCTCGGCCAGCAGGCGGCTCATGGCGAACAAGGTGCGCATGTCGTCCTCCACCAGGAGAACTTTCCTGCCGCGCAGCGGTTCGTCGGACTCGTGCAGGTGCTCGATTACCCGGCGGGTATCCCTGGGCAGATCCTGGACCACCCGGTGCAGGAACAGGGTCACCTCGTCGATGAGTCGTTCCTGGGAGCGAACGTCCTTGACGATGATGGAGTCTGAATAGTTGCGCAGGGCCTGCTCTTCTTCCACGGTCAGCTCCCGGGCCGTGTTCACGATGACCGGGGGCAGGGCCACGCCTTCGGCGGACAGGGTGCGCAGGACGTTCAGCCCCTGGATGTCCGGCAGGCCCAGGTCCAGCACAACCAGGTCGAACCCGCCCCTGCGCAGGGCTTCCAGGGCCTCGCTTCCGGTCTTGGCCACCGTGCTGGTCACGTTGTCGTTGCCGATCAGCTCCACCACCTCCCGGCTCATGATCTCGTCGTCGTCCACCACCAGGACGCGCTTATCGCGTCGGCTGGCGGCCCGCTCAAGCTCATCCAGGACCATGTCGATAGTTTCAGCCTGCAGCGGCTTGACCGCATGGCCCACGGCACCCAGGCGCAGACCGACGGTGGAGCGCTCCACCACGGAGACGATGTGCACGGGGATATGGCGCAGGTCCATGTCCTGCTTGAGTTCGCCGAGCACGGTCCAGCCGTCCATCCGGGGCAGTTGAATGTCCAGGATGATGCCCACGGGGTGGTGGCGGCCGGCCATTTCCAAGCCTTCCTCGCCGGTCATGGCGACCAGGCACTTGAAGCCGCGGGCGCGGACATGATCCCTGAGAATCTTGGCAAACCGCGGATCGTCCTCCACCAGGAGAATGCACCGCTCGCCCTGTTCCAGATTATCGCGGTCGTCCGGAACCGGGGTGCTTCGGGGGACGGGACGGGACTGTTCCATGATCGGGGACGGCGGTTTTGCCCCAGCCCCTTCCGACCGGGCCGGTCGCGACACGCCGGGAGAGCCTCCAGGCCGTTCCTCCCTGTTCCCGGTGAAATGCCGCGGCAGCACCAGCGTGAACGTGGAGCCGGCCCCGGGCTCGCTTTCCAGGGAAATCTCGCCTCCGATCAGTGTCGCAAGTTCGCGGGAGATGGTCAGGCCCAGCCCGGAGCCGCCATACTGCCGATTGTCGCCGGCTTCGGCCTGCCGGAAGGCCTCGAACATCTCATCCTGCTTGTCCCTGGGGATGCCGATGCCCGTATCCCGGACCTGTACGACCAGGAAACTCCCGGGCTCCGGGATGCCCGGGTCAACCGACGTTTCGCCGGGCGCGCCGCCCGGCATGGTTTCCTGTCGGCTGAAAACCACGCTGATCCGTCCCTTTTCCGTAAACTTCAGGGCGTTGCCCATCAGGTTCTTGATGATCTGCCCCAGCCGCTGGGGGTCGGTGACGATCACCTCCGGAGCGTCCTCCTCCAGCCGCACATCCAGCTCAAGCCCCTGTCCGGCGGCCATGTGTCCGAATTGGGTCCGCACGGACTGGGCCAGATCGGACACGGACATCTCTTCCAGGCGCACGTCCATCCGGCCGGCCTCGATCTTGGAAAGATCCAGAATGTCGTTGATAAGGTTCAACAGGTCGTTGCCGCTGTCATAAATCACCCCGGCCGACTCCACCTGATCCTCGGTCAGGTTGCCTTGGGCATTGTCCCGGAGAGCGCGGGCCAGCAGGAGCAGGCTGTTCAGGGGAGTGCGCAGCTCGTGGGACATGTTGGCCAGGAACTCGGATTTGTATCTGCTGGCCCGGGCCAAATCCTCGGCCTGCCTGGCCATGTCTAACCGCGCCTGTTCGGTCTCCCGCTTCTGGCGCTCAAGCAGGGTGTTTTTTTCCTCAAGATGCACATTAACGTTCTCCATCTCCGCCTGCTGCTCCTTGAGCCGCTCCTCGGATTCCCTGGCTTTCTCCATCTGGGCCTGCAGCTCAGTGTTGGCTTCTTCCAGCTCAGCCTGCTGTTCCTTGAGCCGCTCTTCGGATTCCTTGACCCTCTCCATCTGGGCCTGCAGCTCGGAATTGGCCGAGTTCAGTTCCTCCTTCTGCTCCTTGAGTAGTGTCTCGGATTCTTGCAGTGCCGCGGCCTGGGAGCGCAGTTCCTCGGTATAGGTCAGCATCTCGGTCTGTTGCCGCTGGAGCAGGGTTTGGCTGCGGGTCATCTCGAAAGCCGCAGCCAGGGGCCCGACGATCATCTCCAGGTAGGCCAGATCCCGCTCCCCCGGAGCGGCCATCAGGCCGACCTCCAGCACCCCCATCAACCTGCCCTCATACATGAAGGGGATCACGCAGATATGCCTGGGCGGAGTCTCTCCCAACCCGGAAACCACATATACGTAGTCATCGGGCACGTTGGAGACCAGAATTTGCTTGCGCTCCAGGGCGGCCTGTCCCACCAGGCCCTCCCCGGGCAGGAAAACATTGGAAAGACCTTTGCGCCTGGCATAGGCGTACGTGCCCAACAGACGAAGCTCTGGCTTCCCGGCCTCCTCGGACGAGATGTACAGCGCGCCAATTTGGGCGTTGATCCTGGTCGCGGCCTCGGAAATCACGTTATCCGCCAACACTTGCAGATCCTGTTCTCCAAGCACGACCTCGTTCAAGCGTTTCAGGCCCTCCTGGAGCCATTCCTGGCGGTCGTTGCGGTCCCGGTTATCCCGCAGGGACGCGGTCATTTTTTGCAGGGCCGCGCCCAGCCTGTCCTTGTCCGAACATGGCGGATAGTCGCGGTCGTAGTCGCCCTCGGCAATGGCATGGGCATGGTCAGCGGCATG contains the following coding sequences:
- a CDS encoding PAS domain S-box protein, whose product is MNKLKLTTSLNTNRLLLTAAVIWIAVLAVSLAWNWHQVENTTRTLAENEARAYFEKDIAYRHWAAMHGGVYVQPTETTPPNPYLDHVPDRDVTTTGGKDLTLLNPSYMTRQVHALGLQHYDMLGHITSLNPLRPENAPDEWEAQALLSFEQGADRTSSVETMDGRQYLRFMKPLVTQENCLGCHGHQGYAVGDIHGGISVSVPWEPYMAQGAKQKTDLGIAHALIGVLGLLGLGMGYRLVRHSEMQLLESRDHTAATLHAISDGVFSCDKLGRIQEMNPAAENLTGWTIDECMGRPLKEVFNIVTLDDHSQEENPVSKALQQGRVVGQETYSVLIVRNGSKITIKKSCSPIKDNMGNIIGAVLVFRDITGEHTANLLTMKRLELYEYAEAHSLDELMTKVLDDAEEFVDSSIGFFHFVEKDQKTLSLQRWSTRSLKELCHMPGNKMHYPIDQAGVWVQAAREKRPVIHNDYESMPDKKGLPEGHARVIREVVVPVIRDNRVVAIMGLGNKPAAYDKKDVEVISFFADVTWDLVQQKRTQEALQNSQARLKTITDAAQTAIIMMDAQGYVSYWNPAAETILGYARDEAIGRDLHELIMPSRYTEDFHASFPEFQSTGQGNAVGRTTELYALTKNGREIPVELALSSVLIQGQWHAIGIVRDITQKKQAQEELQRNARNLELKNAELDAARIKAEEATKAKSEFLANMSHEIRTPMNGVIGMTGLLMDTNLDREQQHYARTVRSSAESLLTVINDILDFSKIEAGRLDIETVDFDLEAMLRDFSGMMAVKAEEKGLELICSMDPNVPSMVRGDSGRLRQILMNLVGNAVKFTEHGEVEIRVSKSEVVDQRSEVSDQPANRLSHEQTGIKDQYGDSRIVELCFQIRDTGIGIPQDKQDSLFESFSQVDASTTRKFGGTGLGLAISRQLAEMMGGTAGLESVEDQGSTFWFTVRLGVQDEQQQERPVPACLQGVRTLIVDDNSTNREILRVRFGSWGMRPGEAANGSAALSMLHQAKAENDPFVLAVLDMQMPDMDGETLGRNIKEDGQLKDTRLIMMSSATGQTGDSRRLHETGFDSILNKPVLPSELYASLEKILARTGAADLPAGHTEPEKIRQGYPDFSGTKARILVAEDNMVNQQVALGILKKMGLRADAVANGQEALHALENIPYDLVLMDVQMPEMDGLKATRRIRASEVRGQKSEIRSQKSEVSDQRLESESQNSSIPESPNSSTPKSPNSSIPESQNPRIPIIAMTAGAMQEDRERCIEAGMDDYTAKPVNPDELARVLEKWLLENRGQRAEDRSQGGKEEVLRTGEAAETKQEPRYAFTCKMPVFDQEDFITRIGHDSEMASEIMSIYLESIPKNIEALKKFIEQGQKEGATREAHSIKGNSGNVSCLAMAEIAGMIEEAGHAANLEQMGNLLPELERQFEICMAEIRKVMEEEH
- a CDS encoding sigma 54-interacting transcriptional regulator, with product MNNNQQTSPKPVVLIVDDHPASIEVLGSLLREDYHVLVAAGGVMALEMVFGNTSPDLILLDIMMPDMDGYEVCRRLKADERTRGTPVIFVTAMDQDEDEELGFSLGAADYITKPFKPSIVRARVRTQINLKLHADLLEQAAVERRELLIEYDTIFNNVQSAFFLIDIDPQGRFIIENLNAYHQEKTGLDLWNIRGKTPVQAFGPELGARIEDNYRKCFELQQNISYEESLLLPAGERTWLSRLTPVVINGRTVKLVGSALDITDLKNAQTELLTSQSRLSWAQTLTQSGVWEHDMDQGTVFWSKECEALFGLQEGEFEGTYQAFLDRVHPDDREYVISTGRPIIEMKEGTTLEYDHRIVKKDGQICWVSESAGVVHDEAGDPLRVVGFVQDITQRKEAERAINKQKALEGLLMELAADSINAPLDDFEHTISRLLEAVGRSVEVDRVYLFNYDYVRKIAVNTHEWCAEDINPEIGNLQAVPFDLISEFIPAHERGESVHIPDVDELIENPGMRSHLEDQGIKSIVSIPLMDNRDCLGFVGFDAVRKKKIFSDTEMYLLSFMAQVIVNLMSRLQASKEHQESEARCRVIAENIAMGVAVIDENMRITSANPRLRQWFPGLRPENTPLCYDVFCHTARKKVCKDCPCIVSFENHRVHQGIKRRNHKGDEQIFRLTSSPVPGPEGRVSQVVLMFQEITDEVLREEELRNRLNEAENRLAGGGPGGLCGLRGASRAMGEVYTRIRTTAGTEKVVLLMGETGTGKELAARAIHELRGRGEFMAVNCANLSPSLLESELFGHCRGAFTGASSDKKGLFEAAGNGIILLDEIEAAPSRMQTALLRVLESREVTRVGDSRPRSIGAKVLAAANQDLEAMVEKGRFRDDLFYRLCETVIHLPPLRVRAEDISTLAHHFLDEYNRLSRRRPRQLSPRSMELLCGYNWPGNVRELRNLVHTLAETSPAPMIRPADLPGWLASGTGGFPTLGERERKALQDAMDRASGNKTEAARLLGVSRKTVYSLMNKYGLDQGLWGRT
- a CDS encoding CheR family methyltransferase, with translation MSETTNEVRGIEIALLLEGIYRRYGYDFRDYARCSIQRRLEQFLEQSSCSTFSEVTSRVLRDVAFFHGLLPYFSVSFTSLFREPSVFRALRDEILPVLRTWPYFKIWHAGCATGEEVYSLAILLREAGLLERATIFATDISRPALDTAREGVYSLEAIRRGGAAYQEAGGQGSLSEHYHARYNAAVMAPALRRKITFARHNLAMDSSFGEMQLILCRNVLIYFNQELHQRTLELFWESLDRGGFLCLGDKESLGFSAADSLFTEVNAMARIYKKAPPAVERTSL